A DNA window from Massilia putida contains the following coding sequences:
- a CDS encoding arsenate reductase ArsC produces MTDDHIFNVLFLCTGNSSRSIIAEALLNGTSTHRFRAFSAGSHPTGVVHPLAIEQIDRFGFSTEDLRSKSWDEFATADAPHMDFVITVCDKAAGEVCPRWPGHPISAHWSFEDPASLQGDDQAQRQHFTRVCREIKNRLDMFSMLPLEKLSRLAIQKELSVIGQSSSRSADTV; encoded by the coding sequence ATGACCGATGACCATATCTTCAACGTACTTTTTCTTTGCACCGGGAACTCCTCCCGCAGCATCATTGCCGAGGCGCTGCTCAATGGAACCAGCACGCATCGGTTCCGAGCATTCAGCGCCGGAAGCCATCCAACCGGCGTAGTCCACCCGCTGGCGATCGAGCAGATTGATCGGTTCGGCTTCTCGACCGAGGACCTACGCAGCAAAAGCTGGGACGAGTTCGCCACAGCGGATGCTCCTCATATGGACTTCGTGATCACGGTCTGCGACAAGGCAGCCGGAGAGGTGTGCCCACGATGGCCTGGCCATCCTATTTCCGCACACTGGAGTTTTGAGGATCCCGCTTCCCTTCAAGGCGATGACCAAGCCCAACGCCAACACTTCACCCGGGTCTGCCGCGAGATCAAGAATCGGCTCGACATGTTTTCGATGCTGCCTCTCGAGAAGCTGTCCCGCCTGGCGATCCAGAAGGAGCTGAGCGTCATCGGTCAGTCTTCGTCTCGCTCTGCCGATACTGTTTGA
- a CDS encoding arsenic transporter, which produces MLTAFLIFLATLTFVIWQPRGLGIGWSASAGAIVALLAGVIHVSDIPIVWHIVWNATGAFVAVIIISLLLDKAGFFEWAALHVARWGGGNGRRLFVLLVLLGAAVAALFANDGAALILTPIVIAMLVALRFSPKATLAFVMAAGFIADTASLPLVVSNLVNIVSADYFDIGFARYAAVMVPVNLVSVAATLAALVWFFKKDIPADYDLAQLKRPEEAIHDRATFVTGWWVLAMLLVGFFGLDKVGIPISAVAAVGAVLLLAVAARGHRISTREVLRGAPWQVVVFSLGMYLVVYGLRNAGLTDYLTALLNRCAEHGIWGAALGTGFITAILSSIMNNMPTVLVGALAIDATTAQGVVREAMVYANIIGADLGPKITPIGSLATLLWLHVLSAKNIQISWGYYFRIGILLTLPILLVTLSALAIRLS; this is translated from the coding sequence GTGCTTACCGCATTTCTCATTTTCCTGGCCACCCTTACTTTTGTCATCTGGCAGCCGCGTGGGCTGGGCATCGGCTGGAGCGCATCAGCCGGCGCCATTGTTGCCCTGCTGGCCGGCGTCATCCACGTCAGCGACATCCCGATTGTCTGGCACATCGTTTGGAACGCCACCGGCGCCTTCGTCGCCGTGATCATCATCAGCCTGCTTCTCGACAAGGCTGGCTTCTTCGAATGGGCCGCATTGCACGTGGCGCGCTGGGGTGGCGGCAACGGTCGACGCCTGTTTGTGCTTCTCGTCTTGCTTGGTGCGGCCGTGGCCGCGCTGTTCGCCAACGATGGCGCGGCACTGATCCTAACGCCCATCGTCATCGCCATGCTGGTCGCATTGCGGTTTTCGCCGAAAGCCACGCTTGCCTTCGTGATGGCGGCGGGCTTCATCGCCGACACCGCCAGCCTGCCGCTGGTCGTGTCGAACCTCGTCAACATCGTCTCGGCCGATTACTTCGACATCGGCTTCGCACGCTATGCCGCGGTGATGGTGCCGGTGAATCTGGTGTCGGTGGCCGCTACCCTGGCTGCGCTGGTCTGGTTCTTCAAGAAGGACATCCCCGCCGACTATGATCTGGCCCAGCTCAAGCGCCCGGAGGAAGCGATCCACGACCGTGCGACCTTCGTGACCGGCTGGTGGGTGCTAGCGATGCTGCTCGTCGGCTTCTTCGGACTTGACAAAGTCGGCATCCCGATCAGCGCCGTGGCCGCGGTGGGCGCCGTGCTTCTGCTCGCCGTCGCGGCACGCGGCCACCGGATCTCGACCCGCGAAGTGCTGCGCGGGGCGCCGTGGCAGGTGGTTGTGTTCTCGTTGGGTATGTACCTGGTGGTCTATGGTCTGCGCAACGCTGGCCTCACCGATTACCTGACCGCCTTGCTCAACCGCTGCGCCGAGCACGGCATCTGGGGCGCAGCATTGGGAACCGGGTTTATCACGGCCATCCTGTCCTCCATCATGAACAACATGCCGACCGTGCTGGTCGGCGCCCTTGCCATCGATGCCACCACGGCCCAAGGCGTGGTTCGTGAAGCGATGGTGTACGCGAACATCATTGGTGCCGACCTCGGCCCGAAGATCACGCCGATTGGTAGTCTTGCCACCCTGTTGTGGCTGCATGTGCTGTCGGCCAAGAACATCCAGATCTCCTGGGGCTACTACTTCCGTATCGGCATCCTGCTGACGCTGCCGATTCTCCTGGTAACCCTAAGCGCGCTGGCTATACGCCTGAGCTAA
- a CDS encoding ArsR/SmtB family transcription factor: METKNALAALAALAQDSRLAVFRLLVQAGPDNGVPASKIAETLGIPPSSLSFHLKELTHAELVIPRQEGRFVIYTAQFNTMNALMAFLTENCCSGQHCETTACDHSCEVEALST, encoded by the coding sequence ATGGAAACCAAAAATGCGCTCGCTGCCCTGGCAGCTCTTGCTCAGGATTCTCGCCTCGCAGTGTTTCGACTTTTAGTGCAAGCCGGGCCTGATAACGGCGTACCGGCCAGCAAGATTGCTGAAACGCTCGGGATCCCACCATCCTCCCTATCTTTTCACCTCAAGGAGCTGACCCACGCCGAACTGGTCATACCTCGCCAGGAGGGCAGGTTCGTCATCTATACCGCGCAGTTCAACACGATGAACGCCCTGATGGCTTTCCTGACTGAAAACTGCTGCAGCGGCCAGCATTGCGAGACGACCGCGTGTGACCATTCATGCGAAGTTGAGGCGCTCTCAACGTAA
- the arsH gene encoding arsenical resistance protein ArsH, with amino-acid sequence MTNIPNLPNIKPELLDQPTIEKLEPVDDLNHPPRILMLYGSLRERSFSRFLTEEAARILEHFGAEVKIFDPMELPMAGSVAETHPKVVELRELCLWSEGQVWCSPERHGAITAVMKNQIDWIPLEMGAIRPSQGRTLAVMQVCGGSQSFNVVNTLRLLGRWMRMFTIPNQSSVPMAYKEFDDAGRMRPSAYYDRVVDVMEELYKMTLLMRGRSDYLTDRYSERNERARKAIDRQIEKL; translated from the coding sequence ATGACTAATATTCCGAATCTCCCAAACATCAAGCCGGAGCTGTTGGACCAGCCGACCATCGAGAAGCTCGAACCGGTAGACGATCTGAACCACCCGCCGCGCATCCTGATGCTGTACGGCTCGCTGCGCGAACGCTCCTTCAGCCGCTTTCTTACCGAGGAGGCGGCGCGCATCCTGGAGCACTTCGGCGCCGAGGTAAAAATCTTTGATCCAATGGAACTGCCGATGGCCGGCAGCGTGGCCGAGACGCACCCGAAGGTGGTCGAGCTGCGCGAACTGTGCCTATGGTCCGAAGGCCAGGTATGGTGCAGTCCCGAGCGCCATGGCGCGATCACGGCGGTGATGAAAAACCAGATCGACTGGATTCCGTTGGAGATGGGCGCGATCCGGCCTAGCCAAGGACGCACGCTGGCCGTCATGCAGGTCTGCGGCGGCTCGCAATCATTCAACGTGGTAAACACGCTGCGCCTGCTTGGACGCTGGATGCGCATGTTCACGATCCCGAACCAGTCCTCGGTGCCGATGGCCTACAAGGAATTCGACGACGCCGGCCGCATGCGGCCTTCAGCCTACTACGACCGCGTCGTCGACGTGATGGAAGAACTCTACAAGATGACGCTGCTGATGCGTGGTCGTAGCGACTATCTGACGGACCGCTATAGCGAGCGCAACGAGCGTGCCCGCAAGGCGATCGATCGACAGATCGAAAAATTATAA
- the pstS gene encoding phosphate ABC transporter substrate-binding protein PstS, translating into MFMKSTSRFALAIATSIFALCAHAEEITGAGSTFVYPILSKWSADYSAKTGVKINYQSIGSGGGIAQIKAATVDFGASDMPMKPDELDKVGLTQFPVIIGGVVPVVNMPGVATDQLKLTGPVLADIFLGKIKRWNDPAISSLNPGVKLPDAMITVVHRSDGSGTTFNWVNYLSKVSPEWQTKVGEGTSVQWPAGVGGKGNEGVAAYVKQIKNSIGYVELAYAMQNKMTTTQVKNREGKFVSPSLESFQAAAANAEWAKAKDFYLVITDAPGQASWPIAATTFVMMYKIPKNAKQSKSALDFFKWSLEQGQSQAKQLDYVALPDSLVKQIEASWKAEIK; encoded by the coding sequence ATGTTTATGAAATCTACTTCACGGTTTGCACTCGCCATCGCAACTTCCATTTTCGCACTGTGCGCGCATGCAGAGGAAATTACCGGGGCCGGCTCGACCTTCGTCTACCCCATCCTTTCCAAGTGGTCGGCAGACTACAGCGCGAAGACTGGCGTCAAGATCAATTACCAGTCGATCGGGTCGGGGGGCGGAATTGCCCAAATCAAGGCCGCCACAGTTGACTTCGGCGCATCCGACATGCCCATGAAGCCCGATGAGCTCGATAAGGTCGGACTGACGCAATTCCCAGTGATTATTGGTGGCGTCGTCCCAGTGGTAAACATGCCCGGCGTTGCGACCGATCAACTAAAACTTACGGGTCCTGTCCTTGCCGACATCTTCTTGGGCAAGATCAAGCGCTGGAACGATCCCGCGATTTCGTCCCTCAATCCAGGCGTCAAGTTGCCTGACGCGATGATCACTGTCGTGCATCGTTCGGACGGCTCGGGGACCACGTTCAACTGGGTCAACTACCTATCCAAAGTCAGCCCCGAGTGGCAGACCAAGGTTGGTGAAGGCACGTCCGTTCAGTGGCCGGCCGGCGTCGGCGGCAAGGGCAACGAGGGCGTCGCTGCTTACGTCAAGCAGATCAAGAATTCGATCGGCTACGTCGAGCTCGCTTACGCGATGCAAAACAAAATGACGACTACCCAGGTCAAGAACCGTGAAGGCAAATTCGTTTCACCGAGCCTGGAATCGTTCCAGGCTGCCGCAGCGAACGCTGAATGGGCCAAGGCCAAAGACTTCTATCTCGTGATCACTGACGCCCCGGGTCAAGCCTCGTGGCCCATCGCTGCGACCACGTTTGTGATGATGTACAAGATCCCGAAAAACGCCAAACAGAGCAAGTCTGCGCTGGACTTCTTCAAGTGGTCCCTCGAGCAAGGTCAATCACAGGCAAAGCAACTTGACTACGTCGCACTTCCCGATTCCCTGGTCAAGCAGATCGAGGCTTCCTGGAAGGCGGAAATCAAATAA
- a CDS encoding arsenate reductase ArsC — protein sequence MNVLFLCTGNSCRSLISEAVFNHLAPAGWHAISAGSQPTGKLNERALALLASKGISTEDYYSKSWDKLPVTPDIVVTVCASAAGETCPAYLGPVLRTHWGVEDPSHVVGTEEEISAAFEKAYAILRARIEAFLALPLDELKGDRAKLKTELDRIGHIEA from the coding sequence ATGAACGTCCTTTTCCTTTGCACTGGCAATTCCTGCCGTTCGCTCATTAGTGAAGCAGTTTTCAATCATTTGGCGCCGGCTGGCTGGCATGCGATCAGTGCTGGCAGCCAGCCCACCGGTAAGCTTAACGAACGGGCCTTGGCCCTGCTGGCCAGCAAAGGCATCTCGACCGAGGACTATTACAGCAAGTCTTGGGACAAGCTGCCGGTGACGCCGGACATCGTGGTAACTGTCTGCGCGAGCGCCGCGGGCGAAACCTGCCCGGCGTATCTTGGCCCGGTCCTGCGCACGCACTGGGGTGTGGAAGATCCGAGCCATGTCGTCGGCACCGAGGAAGAGATCAGCGCCGCTTTCGAGAAGGCCTATGCGATCTTGCGCGCACGTATCGAGGCGTTCCTGGCCTTGCCGCTGGACGAGCTGAAAGGCGACCGCGCGAAGCTCAAGACCGAGCTCGACCGCATCGGCCATATCGAAGCCTGA
- a CDS encoding arsenate reductase ArsC, producing the protein MTKKPYNVLFLCTGNSARSIMSEALVTILSRGRFKGYSAGSHHTGTVNPFAIEQIKQFDPRFPTEQMNSKSWFEFSLPKAPQMDFIITVCDNAAGEACPHWPGHPTTAHWGYADPVQVKGTDDEKRAAFSRTFLQIRKRVEQLVMLPLDWMDDWEARTEAVRAIATMKL; encoded by the coding sequence ATGACAAAGAAGCCCTACAACGTCCTCTTCCTTTGCACCGGTAACTCCGCTCGCAGCATCATGTCCGAAGCGCTGGTCACCATTCTGAGCAGAGGACGTTTCAAAGGATATTCGGCCGGCAGCCACCACACGGGAACCGTCAACCCCTTCGCGATCGAGCAGATCAAGCAGTTTGATCCAAGGTTTCCGACCGAGCAGATGAACAGCAAGAGCTGGTTCGAATTTTCGTTACCTAAGGCGCCCCAGATGGATTTCATCATCACGGTATGTGACAACGCGGCAGGAGAAGCTTGCCCGCATTGGCCTGGTCATCCGACAACCGCACATTGGGGATATGCCGATCCAGTCCAGGTGAAAGGAACGGACGATGAGAAGCGCGCCGCCTTTTCCCGGACCTTCCTGCAGATCCGCAAGCGTGTCGAGCAGCTCGTCATGCTCCCGTTGGATTGGATGGACGACTGGGAGGCCAGGACCGAAGCGGTTAGAGCGATCGCTACAATGAAGCTATAA
- the pstA gene encoding phosphate ABC transporter permease PstA: protein MSFQVIRYRRRTAIDFVAKVLGTAATLFGLFWLVWILFTTVRFGISALRPEIFYEMTPPPGADGGLANAFFGSLVMSGIALMIGAPIGVAAGTYLAEYARSKTWRESIRFVNDILLSAPSIVLGLFIYELVVRQQGHFSGWAGALTLALIVLPVVVRTTDEMLRLVPHAMREAALALGIPQWKVTLQILYRAALPGITTGILLALARISGETAPLLFTALNNQYWTNSLNSPTASVPVVIFQYAMSPYDAWHSLAWAGAFVVTIFVLLLSIGSRYILKKAQGGQHG from the coding sequence ATGAGTTTCCAAGTGATCCGTTACCGCCGCCGCACGGCTATCGACTTCGTGGCGAAAGTGCTCGGCACTGCCGCGACACTGTTTGGCTTGTTCTGGCTGGTCTGGATTCTGTTTACCACCGTGCGCTTCGGCATTTCTGCGCTGCGGCCGGAAATCTTTTACGAGATGACGCCCCCGCCCGGCGCCGACGGCGGCTTGGCCAACGCCTTCTTCGGCAGTTTGGTCATGAGCGGCATCGCCTTAATGATCGGCGCACCGATTGGTGTCGCAGCCGGTACATACCTTGCGGAGTACGCGCGTTCGAAGACCTGGCGCGAATCCATCCGGTTTGTGAACGATATATTGCTGTCGGCGCCGTCGATTGTACTCGGCCTCTTCATCTACGAGTTGGTGGTTCGGCAGCAGGGCCATTTTTCTGGCTGGGCTGGCGCACTGACCCTGGCCCTGATCGTCTTGCCGGTCGTGGTGCGCACGACCGACGAGATGCTCCGCCTGGTACCGCATGCGATGCGCGAAGCGGCCCTCGCACTCGGCATACCGCAATGGAAAGTCACTCTCCAGATCCTGTACCGCGCGGCACTTCCTGGTATCACGACCGGGATTTTGTTGGCACTGGCAAGGATCTCGGGCGAGACCGCACCTTTACTTTTCACGGCGCTGAACAATCAATATTGGACGAACAGCCTGAATTCGCCAACGGCCAGCGTGCCAGTCGTCATTTTTCAGTACGCAATGAGCCCATATGACGCTTGGCATTCCTTGGCCTGGGCAGGAGCGTTCGTCGTCACCATCTTCGTCCTGCTGTTGAGCATCGGATCGCGCTACATCTTGAAGAAGGCGCAAGGAGGTCAACATGGGTGA
- the pstC gene encoding phosphate ABC transporter permease subunit PstC has translation MNTSVTNATTAAAPTQEAVKDDARGDRIFGWAVTFAAAFVMLLLLAVAAAMAWGGHLAFQTFGLRFLVNGEWDAVGKQFGAMVPIMGTLISSAIAMLIAVPVSFGIAFYLTEIAPTWLRGPVSTAVELLAGIPSIIYGMWGLFVFVPFMSEHVLPWLNDKVGSLPVVGPLFEGPPLGIGMLTAGIVLAIMVIPFISSIMRDVFRTVPSSLKESSYALGATTWEVVWHVVLPYCRSAVVGGIFLGLGRALGETMAVTFVLGNSHQLSWSLLMPGNSIAATIANEFTEADSDIYLSSLIALGLILFVVTFIVLAVARLMLANLRRKEGAA, from the coding sequence ATGAACACCTCTGTCACTAACGCGACAACGGCAGCCGCGCCCACGCAAGAAGCAGTCAAGGACGATGCGCGAGGCGACCGCATCTTCGGCTGGGCAGTCACCTTCGCAGCCGCTTTCGTCATGTTGCTGCTCTTGGCTGTCGCAGCCGCGATGGCTTGGGGCGGCCACCTCGCATTCCAGACATTTGGCTTGCGATTCCTGGTCAATGGCGAATGGGACGCGGTAGGCAAACAATTCGGCGCCATGGTGCCAATCATGGGCACGTTGATAAGCTCGGCAATCGCAATGTTGATCGCGGTTCCAGTCAGCTTCGGCATCGCTTTTTACCTGACCGAGATTGCGCCGACCTGGCTACGTGGGCCGGTCTCGACTGCAGTGGAACTCCTTGCAGGCATCCCATCCATTATCTATGGGATGTGGGGCCTGTTCGTGTTCGTGCCTTTCATGAGCGAGCACGTCCTGCCATGGCTGAACGACAAAGTCGGCTCTCTACCGGTCGTAGGTCCTCTGTTCGAGGGGCCGCCGCTGGGAATCGGCATGCTCACAGCCGGCATTGTGCTTGCCATTATGGTCATCCCCTTCATCTCGTCAATTATGCGCGATGTTTTCCGCACTGTGCCGTCAAGCTTGAAGGAGTCGTCATATGCGCTTGGCGCGACGACTTGGGAAGTGGTCTGGCACGTCGTGTTGCCTTATTGCCGATCAGCTGTCGTCGGCGGCATCTTCCTGGGTCTCGGCCGTGCCCTTGGCGAAACCATGGCAGTAACCTTCGTCCTTGGCAATTCGCACCAGTTGTCCTGGTCTCTGCTTATGCCGGGTAACTCGATCGCCGCCACGATTGCCAACGAATTTACTGAAGCGGATTCCGACATTTACCTCTCTTCTTTGATCGCGCTTGGTCTCATCCTCTTCGTGGTGACATTCATTGTGTTGGCTGTCGCTCGGCTAATGCTCGCCAATCTGCGCCGTAAGGAGGGAGCAGCATGA
- the pstB gene encoding phosphate ABC transporter ATP-binding protein PstB, with protein MAATKKDRQKHMTSTKIAVKSLNFYYGTSHSLKDVTLSFPQMNVTAIIGPSGCGKSTLLRVLNRMYATYPGQRATGEVILDGENVLDKSYSLNRLRKKVGMVFQKPVPFPMSIYENIAYGLRHHEALSKSELDFRVEEALRGAALWDEVKDKLKSSGLSLSGGQQQRLCIARSLAVRPEVLLLDEPTSALDPISTGKIEELIAQLRDQYTIVIVTHNMQQAARCSDFTAYMYLGELIEFGETDDLFMHPVKRETQDYITGRFG; from the coding sequence ATCGCAGCAACGAAGAAGGATCGGCAAAAACACATGACATCGACCAAGATCGCGGTGAAAAGCCTGAATTTCTACTACGGCACCAGCCACTCGTTGAAGGACGTGACATTGAGTTTCCCGCAGATGAACGTGACCGCTATTATCGGCCCTTCCGGCTGCGGAAAATCCACGCTGCTACGCGTCCTGAATCGGATGTACGCGACCTACCCCGGTCAGCGGGCGACGGGCGAAGTCATCCTTGATGGTGAAAATGTCCTGGATAAAAGCTATTCACTCAACCGATTGCGCAAAAAGGTCGGGATGGTTTTCCAGAAGCCGGTACCCTTTCCGATGTCGATCTACGAAAACATCGCTTATGGCCTGCGACACCACGAAGCGCTCAGCAAGTCGGAGCTCGATTTCAGGGTAGAGGAGGCACTTCGCGGCGCGGCATTATGGGATGAAGTCAAGGACAAGCTGAAGTCGAGCGGTCTTTCCCTATCCGGCGGCCAGCAGCAGCGCCTGTGTATTGCCCGCTCTCTGGCTGTGCGGCCTGAGGTGCTGCTGCTCGACGAACCGACTTCCGCGCTCGACCCGATTTCGACCGGCAAGATCGAGGAACTCATCGCGCAATTACGTGACCAGTACACGATCGTGATCGTCACCCACAACATGCAACAGGCGGCTCGCTGCTCGGACTTCACTGCCTACATGTATCTTGGCGAACTGATCGAGTTCGGCGAGACGGACGATCTCTTCATGCATCCAGTCAAACGGGAAACCCAGGACTATATCACCGGCCGTTTCGGTTGA
- a CDS encoding response regulator transcription factor, whose translation MQSESNLDATRAIPTVLVLGTDLHFPRQLTSSFAAAGLEPIEARSVVECRGHALRFNPTVILLAGSAADPCCLGFLSSVRSDSALRELPVAIVCHRCPQPLRLAALERGADLCLADTTSDREMTAWVNALLRAPSLTQSNAEKIVRGRLSLDPINYITMFDQRVLKIGRAEFKLLLFFVEHPNKPFSREQLLKSVWGQQVAIDERTVDVSIMRLRKAFTGVPNGLRTIRGIGYQFEPEELQA comes from the coding sequence ATGCAGAGCGAATCCAATCTTGACGCGACCCGAGCCATACCAACGGTACTTGTCCTGGGTACCGACCTGCATTTCCCTAGACAGCTGACCTCGTCTTTCGCAGCGGCCGGACTGGAACCCATTGAGGCACGCTCGGTCGTGGAATGCCGCGGGCATGCATTGCGGTTTAACCCAACTGTCATCCTGCTGGCAGGCTCGGCGGCGGATCCATGCTGTCTCGGTTTCCTGTCATCGGTACGAAGTGATAGCGCTTTGCGCGAGCTTCCTGTCGCGATTGTATGTCATCGATGTCCGCAACCGCTGCGACTGGCTGCGCTTGAGCGCGGCGCGGACCTATGTCTTGCCGATACGACCTCTGATAGGGAAATGACAGCGTGGGTAAACGCGCTACTGCGAGCGCCGTCGCTAACTCAATCCAATGCAGAGAAGATCGTACGGGGTCGGTTATCGCTGGACCCTATTAACTACATCACGATGTTCGATCAACGCGTCCTGAAAATTGGCCGGGCTGAGTTCAAGCTCCTCCTGTTCTTCGTGGAGCACCCGAATAAACCGTTTAGCCGAGAACAATTGCTCAAGTCAGTATGGGGACAGCAAGTTGCAATTGATGAGCGTACCGTCGACGTAAGCATCATGCGTCTTCGAAAAGCTTTTACAGGAGTACCAAACGGACTCCGAACCATACGCGGCATCGGCTACCAGTTCGAACCCGAAGAGCTACAGGCTTGA
- the arsC gene encoding arsenate reductase (glutaredoxin) (This arsenate reductase requires both glutathione and glutaredoxin to convert arsenate to arsenite, after which the efflux transporter formed by ArsA and ArsB can extrude the arsenite from the cell, providing resistance.), whose translation MEVTIYHNPDCGTSRNTLGLIRNAGIEPTVIEYLQQPPDHITLVDLIQRSGLAVRGAVREKGTPYLELGLDNPATTDEQLIDAMLAHPILINRPFVVTPAGVRLCRPSEVVLDILPVPQRGAFTKEDGEPVVDAEGKRIK comes from the coding sequence ATGGAAGTGACGATCTACCACAACCCCGATTGCGGCACGTCGCGCAATACGCTTGGGCTGATCCGCAATGCCGGTATCGAACCCACCGTCATCGAATACCTGCAGCAACCGCCGGACCACATCACGCTGGTCGATCTGATTCAGCGCTCTGGCTTGGCGGTGCGCGGCGCAGTGCGCGAGAAAGGCACGCCTTACCTCGAGCTGGGCCTGGACAATCCAGCGACCACGGATGAGCAGTTGATTGACGCCATGCTTGCCCACCCAATCCTGATCAACCGCCCATTCGTGGTCACGCCAGCCGGCGTACGGCTGTGCCGTCCGTCCGAGGTCGTGCTGGATATCCTGCCTGTACCGCAGCGCGGCGCCTTTACGAAAGAGGACGGCGAACCTGTTGTCGATGCAGAAGGAAAGCGAATTAAATGA
- the phoU gene encoding phosphate signaling complex protein PhoU, with product MQGEHSSKQYDAELESIRSDVLMMGGIVEAQLSDAMCSFRTGNLVLADAVIQADSNVNRLEVLLDDACSHLIVKRQPAANDLRAVIGTVKLITDLERIGDEASKIARTAQRLHRDAHRGSFDYYAHIRTLGEGAARMVNRALDAFARLDQEQARTIITDDEAVNFEFRTVARTTITYMMEDPRLISGALDVLWVAKALERIADHAKGIAEYVVYIVEGKDIRHIGGTHAERIQS from the coding sequence ATGCAAGGTGAGCACTCCTCCAAGCAATATGATGCAGAGCTGGAGTCGATTCGCTCGGACGTCTTGATGATGGGTGGCATCGTCGAAGCCCAGCTCAGCGACGCGATGTGCAGCTTCAGGACAGGCAATCTGGTTCTGGCCGACGCGGTCATTCAGGCCGACTCAAACGTCAATCGCCTGGAAGTCCTGCTTGACGACGCCTGTAGCCACCTGATCGTCAAGCGTCAGCCGGCCGCGAACGACCTGCGCGCCGTGATCGGAACGGTCAAACTCATCACCGACCTGGAACGCATTGGCGATGAGGCAAGCAAAATTGCGCGGACAGCACAGCGTCTTCATCGGGACGCACACCGCGGCAGCTTCGATTACTATGCCCATATCCGTACACTGGGCGAAGGCGCCGCCAGAATGGTGAATCGCGCTCTGGACGCGTTCGCGCGTTTGGACCAGGAGCAGGCTCGAACGATCATCACAGATGATGAAGCTGTCAATTTCGAGTTCCGGACGGTCGCGCGCACTACGATCACATACATGATGGAGGATCCACGACTGATTTCCGGCGCGCTGGACGTCCTTTGGGTCGCCAAAGCGCTAGAGCGCATTGCGGACCATGCCAAGGGCATCGCCGAATACGTCGTGTATATCGTCGAAGGGAAGGATATTCGTCATATCGGCGGCACCCATGCAGAGCGAATCCAATCTTGA